Proteins from a genomic interval of Epinephelus fuscoguttatus linkage group LG16, E.fuscoguttatus.final_Chr_v1:
- the LOC125903995 gene encoding uncharacterized protein LOC125903995: protein MAVSSFTARQTWSHPDVELALTDLEKKLCEHFQRIEIRGKRGRKVPLLLTPEMQASMELLAKTRNDCEVPDSNQFMFARPQALTHFRGSDVIRQIAQSCGASNPEALSSTKLRKHMATMSQLLNLKDNEMDNLADFLGHDIRVHRQYYRLPEGTLQLAKVSKMLMALERGKMAEFKGQTLDEISIDPQEEIAQDSDQSDLDEDDDQMAASTSFSTPSTPSSSSRPSSSTPSSSSRLSTSSTPSPFSSPSSNKSSERERSTSGKDSTPPAQGSSQRRRKWSEEEVQAVEKTLNSFIRSRRVPGKADCVRCIEESPQALQDRSWTAVKFYVKNRIDAAKRGR, encoded by the exons ATGGCTGTCAGTTCTTTCACAGCACGACAGACCTGGTCTCATCCTGATGTGGAGCTGGCATTGACTGACCTGGAGAAGAAACTGTGTGAACATTTTCAAAGGATAGAGATAAGAGGGAAACGAGGACGTAAAGTTCCACTGCTCCTCACCCCAGAAATGCAGGCATCAATGGAGCTCCTTGCAAAGACTCGTAATGACTGCGAAGTTCCAGACAGCAATCAATTCATGTTTGCAAGGCCACAGGCACTAACGCACTTTCGAGGATCGGATGTTATTCGACAGATAGCTCAATCCTGTGGGGCCAGTAACCCAGAGGCACTGTCCTCTACTAAGTTGAGGAAACACATGGCCACAATGTCCCAGCTTCTGAATCTCAAGGACAATGAAATGGACAACCTCGCGGATTTCTTAGGTCATGACATAAGAGTTCACCGCCAATACTACAGGCTGCCTGAAGGAACATTACAGCTGGCTAAGGTCAGCAAAATGCTGATGGCCCTGGAAAGAGGGAAAATGGCAGAGTTCAAGGGACAAACTCTGGATGAGATCTCCATTGATCCGCAAG AGGAAATAGCTCAGGACAGTGACCAGTCAGACTTGGATGAAGACGACGACCAGATGGCTGCTTCTACATCATTTTCTACGCCCTCCACACCTTCATCATCCTCCAGACCTTCATCCTCCACACCTTCATCATCCTCCAGACTTTCAACGTCCTCCACACCTTCACCATTCTCCAGTCCTTCATCAA ATAAAtccagtgagagagagagatccacCAGTGGAAAGGACAGCACACCTCCAGCTCAAG GTTCTTCACAAAGGAGAAGAAAGTGGTCGGAGGAGGAGGTCCAGGCAGTGGAGAAGACGCTGAATAGCTTCATAAGGTCCAGGAGGGTTCCAGGAAAAGCAGACTGCGTGAGATGTATTGAGGAGTCTCCACAGGCCCTACAGGACAGGAGCTGGACAGCAGTAAAGTTCTATGTCAAAAACCGAATTGATGCTGCCAAAAGAGGGAgataa